The Ziziphus jujuba cultivar Dongzao chromosome 7, ASM3175591v1 genome includes a region encoding these proteins:
- the LOC107424688 gene encoding disease resistance RPP13-like protein 4 gives MVDAVVNVLLEKLLKALADESRILIHFRDQFEKLKNELLLMQGFLKEAERVKRKNELLRGVMVVLRELIYEAEDILADCQLQSNEDDPVSGGWLTCIYPSRLPFQYQTGKQLIEINEKISEIKRNISSYLGVSIINQPEGTIYDQMPRWSSHVYDHTQVVGLEGDTKKIKDWIFEADRGILAIGVVGMGGLGKTTIAQTIFNHREMEEHFERRMWVSVSQTFTEEEIMRSMLRNLGDASVGDDKGELLKKIKQYLLGKRYLIVMDDVWSLDVTWWDRIYEGLPKGNGSSIIITTRIEEVAQKMRVKEARVHRPKCLSTDDSWLLFRKIAFAPTGGICNYPELESVGEEIVEKCKGLPLAIKAVGGIMLCKEPKYSEWRRIAEHFSDELGESGNSVMASLQLSYDELPTYLKSCFLCLSIYPEDCIIGKDQLVHWWIGEGFFPLRNGRSAVEAAEDCFSGLTNRCLLEVVDKTYYGAMYNCKIHDMVRDLVIKIARESAFFNVDYLNCRHLGIKNSMVPKHFMDNQKLRALLSTTKTGEVNRLSPNVAKKFCESRYLRVMDLSRSIFETPLSGLLNHIGCLQHLTYLSISNTHPLVQLPASLEKLYNLQILDVSYCQNLKTLPSYIVTFKKLRVLDVSHCGSLEYLPKGLGRLSQLEVLLGFKPAKSSQIEGCRIGELRNLNALKKLGLQLSEGNEIENTEIDALVNLQELQHLSISCFDINDQDLPTKLDKLSPPRQLHELSLHFYMGKVSPTWLNPISLPMLRYLSISSGDLAQMNESFWGNDNNVWRIEGLMLENLSDLKEEWSMIQQVMPSLRILNASWCPELAAFPIDDIGFRGGVWKKEDYTSY, from the coding sequence ATGGTGGATGCTGTAGTAAATGTATTGTTGGAAAAACTTCTAAAAGCTCTGGCAGATGAGAGCCGCATATTGATTCATTTCAGAGATCaatttgaaaagttaaaaaatgaGCTTCTATTAATGCAAGGCTTTCTTAAGGAAGCAGAGAGGGTCAAGCGGAAAAATGAGCTCCTCCGTGGTGTCATGGTTGTCTTAAGAGAACTGATATATGAAGCTGAAGACATACTAGCAGATTGTCAGCTTCAGTCCAATGAGGACGATCCAGTTTCTGGTGGTTGGTTAACGTGTATCTATCCTTCAAGACTTCCATTTCAGTATCAAACTGGGAAGCAGCTCATCGaaatcaatgagaaaatttCTGAAATTAAGAGAAATATTTCATCTTATTTGGGAGTGTCAATTATAAACCAACCTGAAGGGACAATATACGACCAAATGCCCAGATGGAGCTCCCATGTGTATGATCATACCCAAGTTGTTGGCTTGGAAGGTGATACGAAGAAGATAAAGGATTGGATATTTGAAGCTGATCGTGGCATACTAGCAATTGGGGTTGTGGGAATGGGTGGGTTGGGAAAAACAACCATAGCTCAAACAATATTTAACCACAGAGAAATGGAGGAGCACTTTGAAAGAAGAATGTGGGTATCTGTTTCTCAAACATTCACTGAGGAAGAAATTATGAGAAGCATGTTGAGAAACTTGGGCGATGCCAGTGTGGGTGATGATAAAGGTGAGttgttaaagaaaataaagcaatATCTTTTGGGAAAGAGGTACTTGATTGTGATGGATGATGTGTGGAGCCTGGATGTTACTTGGTGGGATAGAATTTATGAAGGATTGCCCAAGGGCAATGGAAGTAGTATAATTATCACTACAAGGATTGAGGAGGTTGCGCAAAAGATGAGAGTGAAGGAAGCAAGAGTTCATCGACCCAAATGCCTCAGCACGGATGATAGCTGGCTACTATTTCGGAAGATTGCATTTGCACCTACAGGAGGTATTTGCAACTATCCGGAACTAGAAAGTGTTGGAGAGGAGATTGTTGAGAAGTGTAAAGGCCTTCCATTAGCAATTAAGGCAGTTGGAGGAATCATGCTTTGTAAGGAGCCAAAATATTCAGAATGGAGGCGCATTGCAGAGCATTTTAGTGATGAATTAGGAGAAAGTGGTAACTCTGTTATGGCTTCACTACAATTGAGTTATGATGAACTCCCAACTTATCTGAAGTCTTGCTTCCTTTGTTTGTCCATCTATCCAGAGGATTGCATCATAGGAAAAGATCAATTGGTCCATTGGTGGATTGGAGAAGGGTTTTTTCCATTAAGAAATGGTAGATCAGCAGTTGAAGCTGCTGAAGATTGTTTTTCAGGACTTACAAACCGATGTTTGTTGGAAGTGGTTGATAAGACATACTATGGAGCCATGTACAATTGTAAAATTCATGATATGGTTCGTGATTTGGTGATTAAAATTGCACGAGAAAGTGCATTTTTTAATGTAGACTACTTAAATTGTCGCCATCTAGGTATCAAAAATAGTATGGTTCCCAAGCATTTTATGGACAATCAAAAACTGCGAGCATTGTTATCCACAACTAAGACTGGTGAAGTGAACAGGCTTTCTCCAAATGTTGCAAAGAAGTTTTGTGAGTCTCGTTATTTGCGGGTAATGGATCTTTCTAGATCAATATTTGAAACCCCTCTCTCAGGACTTTTAAACCATATTGGTTGTCTTCAGCACTTGACTTACCTTAGCATAAGCAATACTCATCCATTGGTTCAACTTCCAGCCTCTTTGGAGAAGCTTTACAACCTTCAGATTTTGGATGTAAGCTATTGTCAAAATCTAAAGACACTTCCCTCTTATATTGTTACCTTCAAGAAGCTGAGGGTCTTAGATGTAAGTCACTGTGGTTCTTTGGAATATTTGCCCAAAGGCTTGGGAAGACTTTCACAACTTGAAGTGCTCTTGGGCTTCAAACCCGCCAAATCAAGCCAAATAGAAGGCTGTCGGATTGGTGAGCTGCGGAATTTAAATGCACTCAAGAAGCTTGGCCTTCAATTAAGTGAAGGGAATGAGATTGAAAATACAGAGATTGATGCATTGGTAAATCTACAAGAGTTGCAACATCTATCAATTAGTTGCTTTGATATTAATGATCAAGATCTCCCAACCAAGCTTGATAAACTCTCTCCTCCAAGACAACTCCATGAGCTAAGTCTTCACTTTTACATGGGAAAGGTTAGTCCTACTTGGCTCAATCCTATTTCACTTCCTATGTTAAGGTATCTTTCAATCTCCTCTGGGGATCTTGCACAGATGAATGAAAGCTTTTGGGGGAATGATAATAATGTTTGGAGAATTGAGGGTTTGATGTTGGAAAATCTATCTGATTTAAAAGAAGAATGGTCTATGATCCAACAAGTTATGCCATCATTAAGAATTTTGAATGCAAGCTGGTGTCCAGAGTTGGCAGCTTTTCCAATTGATGATATTGGGTTTAGAGGTGGTGTCTGGAAGAAAGAAGATTACACTAGCTACTGA
- the LOC107424659 gene encoding AAA-ATPase At2g18193 has translation MFSLKDIPTSPSALFAAYASFSASMMLIRSMVNDIVPYELRVYLSLALRSLFNPLSSDLTLLVDEYCSMTRNQVFDAAEVYLRTKISPSTDRLRVSQTPKQKSLTFSIDKGQEVTDTFQNIRIKWRFVCTEPDKNTHSREKRFFNITFKKKFKDVVMESYLPYVLVRAKAIKQEDKVLKLYNRDCPSLSKYCDDDYEGTWGSVNLEHPATFDTLAMEPELKKEIMEDLDRFVRRRDFYKKVGKAWKRGYLLYGPPGTGKSSLIAAMANYLKFDIYDLELTSIYSNSDLRRVLLSTTNRSILVIEDIDCSIEMQNRQDNDHFDASYSGLTLSGILNFIDGLWSSCGDERVIVFTTNHKDRLDPALLRPGRMDMHINMSYCTSNGFKILASNYLGVHGNQHHLCGEIESIVDSMEVTPAEIAEELMKNDDADVALTGLVNFLKRKKIEIDENKKAEESAKSGVEGEATEPQNQIAKRQKIDDNNVKRIERIVRNFRRPIVRGRRRSFQRFGFMRQKYLSY, from the exons ATGTTTTCTCTGAAAGATATTCCAACCTCACCGTCGGCACTGTTCGCGGCCTATGCCTCATTCTCGGCCTCCATGATGCTGATTCGGTCCATGGTCAACGACATCGTTCCCTACGAGCTCCGTGTCTACCTTTCCCTAGCCCTTCGTTCCCTCTTCAATCCTCTCTCCTCCGACCTCACTCTGCTCGTGGACGAGTATTGCAGCATGACTCGAAACCAGGTCTTCGACGCCGCCGAGGTCTATCTCCGGACCAAAATCAGCCCCTCGACCGATCGTCTCCGAGTGAGCCAAACCCCGAAGCAGAAGTCCCTCACCTTCTCCATCGACAAGGGGCAGGAGGTCACAGACACATTCCAGAACATCCGAATCAAGTGGCGGTTCGTCTGCACCGAACCCGATAAGAACACCCACAGCCGCGAGAAGCGATTCTTCAACATCACCTTCAAGAAGAAGTTCAAAGACGTTGTGATGGAGTCCTACTTGCCCTACGTGTTGGTCCGAGCGAAAGCCATTAAACAGGAAGACAAGGTTTTGAAGCTTTACAATAGAGACTGTCCGTCTTTGTCTAAATACTGCGACGATGATTATGAGGGTACCTGGGGTTCCGTGAATCTGGAACATCCGGCGACATTCGACACCTTGGCTATGGAGCCGGAGCTGAAGAAAGAGATTATGGAGGATTTGGATAGGTTTGTTAGGAGGAGAGATTTCTATAAGAAAGTTGGGAAAGCTTGGAAAAGAGGATATTTGCTATATGGTCCTCCTGGTACTGGGAAATCGAGTTTGATTGCGGCCATGGCTAATTATTTGAAATTCGATATCTATGACTTGGAGCTGACGAGTATATACAGCAATTCGGATTTGAGGAGGGTTTTGTTGTCTACCACCAATCGGTCAATTTTAGTCATCGAGGATATCGATTGCAGCATCGAGATGCAGAATCGGCAAGACAACGATCATTTTGATGCTTCCTACAGCGGG CTGACACTGTCGGGAATATTGAACTTCATTGATGGTTTATGGTCGAGCTGTGGCGATGAGCGAGTCATCGTGTTCACCACCAATCATAAAGATCGTCTCGACCCGGCATTGTTGCGTCCTGGTCGAATGGATATGCACATCAACATGTCCTACTGCACCAGCAATGGGTTCAAGATCTTGGCCTCTAATTATCTGGGTGTTCATGGAAATCAGCACCATCTCTGTGGAGAAATTGAGTCCATTGTCGATAGCATGGAGGTCACCCCAGCTGAGATTGCAGAGGAGCTTATGAAGAACGATGATGCGGATGTTGCTCTTACAGGACTTGTTAATTTCTTGAAACGCAAGAAGATTGAGATCGATGAGAATAAGAAAGCTGAAGAGAGTGCTAAGAGTGGAGTTGAAGGAGAAGCAACTGAACCTCAAAATCAAATTGCAAAGAGGCAAAAAATAGATGATAATAACGTTAAGAGAATTGAGAGAATTGTGCGAAACTTTAGGAGGCCAATTGTGAGAGGCAGAAGAAGATCCTTTCAGAGATTTGGATTCATGCGCCAAAAGTATTTAAGTTATTAA